CGGCGGCGCTTGCGCACCTTGATTTGTGACGTGGTCACTTTGGTGCGCGCACGCCTCAGTGCCTCGCGAGAGCGCTCGGCCATGAGCGGTATCTGGCCGGTGATCGGCGGGAAAGGTTCCTCCTTAGCCGCGACGTACTCCTTATGAAGGCCACGCGCGAACGCCGTGGTGAAGGCGAGAATCGGCACCGCGATGACCGCGCCTGCGAGACCGGCGAGCAGAGTTCCCGACGACACCGCGAGGAGGATCGCCATGGGATGGACGGACGCGGCCTTACCGAACAGCCAGGGGTAGAGGACGTTTCCTTCAGTCTGCTGAACAAAGAGCACGATGATGAGCATGAGCAGCGCCGTGGTCCAGCCGCCATCGACGAGCGCCACCAACACGGCAAGCGCACCGGAGATCGCGGCACCGAACATCGGGATGAAGGAGAAGAGGAACACGGCAATGGCGATGGGAAGTGCCAGTGGGACCCCGAGGATCCAGGCTCCTGTCCCGATGCCGACGGCGTCGATGAACGCTACGAGCACCGATGTCTGGGTGTAGCGACGCAAAGTCGTCCAGCCAGCCTGACCCGCGCGGTCGATGCTCGCCTGGGCTCCCTTGGGCGCAATCCTCACAAAGAAGGACCAGATGGTCGCTCCGTCACGCAAGAAGAAGAACAGCGACAGCAGCGCGAGCACGATTCCCGCGATGAGGGCGGTGAGGGTTCCCGTCACGCTCCACGCGCCGGACGCAAGGCCCCACGCGTTGTCGCGAACCGTGCTCATGACCTCATCGACGGCCGTGTTGATCTGCTCGCTTGAGACGTGCAAGGGCCCCTCGACAAGCCAGTCGACAAGCGTGTTGAAGCCCTCTGCCGCAGAGTCGCGGAGCGAGCCAAATCCGGTGACCACGGAGGCGCCAACCGCGAAGGCCAGTCCCAGCACGACCGTGACCAAACCGAGCACCGAGAGCGCCGCTCCGAGGCCGCGCGGAATGCGATGCCGATGCATCCAGTTCACCAGCCGCTCGAGCGGCGCCGCGATCAACAGTGCAATGACCAAGGGCAGCACGATCGCGCTGAGCAGTGTCACGACCTTGGCGATCGCGATGAGCACGATCCCCACCACGATGATGCGCCACGACCACGCGCCAGCCACTCGAAGGGGTAGCGGGACGATGGGCGCCACGGTCTCAGGCTGCGCGTCGACCACCGCGTCAGGAGGGTTCGAGGTCTGCTCGGTTTCGAACTCGTCTGAGGCCATGTCACGAGCGTAGCGTGAGGGCTGGAACACAACGCATGTGCCGCGACGTTGAAGGGGCGGAGGTACACACATGCTTGGTGTCACGAAGACCCAGATGGTCACGAAGGATAGGGCTCTTGAGGGCAGGGACGTCCCCCTGCAGGTCGCGGAACGGCACATGGTGTTGGCCAACCCGCTCAAGGGCCCGTGGCCGGAGGGGATGGAGGTGCTGTACGTCGGCATGGGCTGCTTCTGGGGTGCCGAGCGCATCTTCTGGCAGCTCGACGGCGTGTACTCGACCGCT
The Demequina sp. TMPB413 DNA segment above includes these coding regions:
- a CDS encoding AI-2E family transporter, which translates into the protein MASDEFETEQTSNPPDAVVDAQPETVAPIVPLPLRVAGAWSWRIIVVGIVLIAIAKVVTLLSAIVLPLVIALLIAAPLERLVNWMHRHRIPRGLGAALSVLGLVTVVLGLAFAVGASVVTGFGSLRDSAAEGFNTLVDWLVEGPLHVSSEQINTAVDEVMSTVRDNAWGLASGAWSVTGTLTALIAGIVLALLSLFFFLRDGATIWSFFVRIAPKGAQASIDRAGQAGWTTLRRYTQTSVLVAFIDAVGIGTGAWILGVPLALPIAIAVFLFSFIPMFGAAISGALAVLVALVDGGWTTALLMLIIVLFVQQTEGNVLYPWLFGKAASVHPMAILLAVSSGTLLAGLAGAVIAVPILAFTTAFARGLHKEYVAAKEEPFPPITGQIPLMAERSREALRRARTKVTTSQIKVRKRRRR